In the Solanum pennellii chromosome 5, SPENNV200 genome, one interval contains:
- the LOC107018630 gene encoding AT-rich interactive domain-containing protein 1-like yields the protein MAGWSKRVDGSSLTSFRKPENPKNVVKNKVDYDNAKLLFIEVFTICLKEVAGSLCYRPLPPMLGDGKSVDLFKLYLVVRKNGGYQRVSENGLWGLVGMDCGFDSSYGMALKLVYVQYLGVLEKWVLRVRETDVSSVKSKVSKCDLGSGGDGVPMDVELDLKKVLMKISDEKAKDGDNGNGVDTTDGDEARDFDVLNGSNEKFDGQSNLDSNVITVKDIDETRSVVYDKEHLKSVKGRESVSVLHGNGTDESLTKYTMVEEDCVSRKRKRESYLDMVKWVSEVAKNPCDLAIGTLPDRSKWKDYGAEVVWKQVLLVRDEMLLKKDVDPCAQQSIWQIKQKMHPSMYDDNSGSGRLRCSQRVLSAKDHLKKRRAMQFPASPSSSHNDEDQADVPTGSSAESAIGFWWKQRRKRIPVGPQFQADIPESIEEIYESDSKWLGTGIWPLGKRGKKRTLVDRGPIGKGRQDICSCNTRGSYDCVKCHISEKRRKLKTDLGSAYSEWKFDSMGEEVALSWSREEEHKFQDIVKSNPLSEEKSFWNEVFKFFPNKSRESLVSYYFNVFLLRRRANQNRTNAGNIDSDDDESEYGPRFDCFGRDAKYSIFRSPSKNTFGSEVVHES from the exons ATGGCAGGATGGTCGAAAAGAGTTGATGGGTCAAGTCTAACGAGCTTCAGAAAACCGGAAAACCCAAaaaatgttgtgaaaaataaagtagATTACGATAATGCGAAGTTGTTGTTCATAGAAGTTTTTACTATATGTTTGAAAGAAGTTGCTGGAAGTTTGTGCTATAGGCCATTACCTCCGATGTTGGGTGATGGGAAATCAGTGGATTTGTTTAAGCTTTACTTGGTTGTGAGGAAAAATGGTGGGTATCAAAGAGTTTCTGAAAATGGGTTGTGGGGTTTAGTGGGTATGGATTGTGGGTTTGATTCGAGTTATGGGATGGCTTTGAAATTGGTTTATGTTCAGTATTTGGGTGTATTAGAGAAATGGGTGTTGAGAGTTAGGGAAACTGATGTTAGTAGTGTTAAGAGTAAGGTGAGTAAATGTGATTTGGGTTCAGGTGGGGATGGAGTTCCTATGGATGTTGAGTTGGATCTGAAGAAGGTTCTAATGAAGATTTCGGATGAAAAAGCTAAAGATGGTGACAATGGGAATGGTGTTGATACTACAGATGGTGATGAGGCTCGGGATTTTGATGTGTTGAATGGAAGTAATGAGAAATTTGATGGTCAAAGTAATTTGGACAGCAATGTGATTACTGTAAAGGATATTGATGAAACTAGGAGTGTTGTCTATGACAAAGAACATTTGAAGTCTGTCAAGGGAAGGGAAAGTGTTAGTGTTCTGCATGGAAATGGAACAGATGAGTCGTTAACGAAGTACACTATGGTTGAGGAAGATTGTGTTAGTAGGAAGAGGAAGCGAGAATCTTACTTGGATATGGTGAAGTGGGTAAGTGAAGTTGCAAAAAATCCTTGTGATCTTGCCATTGGTACTTTGCCAGACAGGTCTAAGTGGAAGGATTATGGGGCTGAAGTGGTTTGGAAGCAGGTTCTGCTGGTGCGAGATGAAATGCTTTTGAAAAAGGATGTGGATCCATGTGCTCAGCAATCAATATGGCAG ATAAAACAGAAGATGCATCCATCTATGTATGATGATAATTCTGGTTCTGGAAGATTAAGATGCAGCCAGCGAGTACTATCTGCAAAAGATCATCTGAAAAAGAGGCGTGCAATGCAGTTTCCTGCATCACCTTCAAGTTCTCATAATGACGAGGATCAGGCCGATGTACCAACTGGTTCTTCTGCAGAGTCGGCAATTGGTTTTTGGTGGAAGCAGCGCAGAAAGAGAATACCTGTTGGGCCACAGTTTCAAGCAGATATTCCCGAATCGATTGAGGAGATCTATGAAAGTGACTCTAAATGGCTGGGCACTGGAATCTGGCCACTAGGCAAACGAGGGAAAAAAAGAACCTTAGTTGACAGAGGTCCTATAGGTAAAGGAAGACAAGATATCTGTAGCTGCAACACTCGAGGTTCTTATGACTGTGTCAAGTGTCATATATCCGAAAAAAGGAGGAAGCTTAAGACTGATTTGGGATCAGCTTATTCTGAGTGGAAATTTGATTCTATGGGTGAAGAAGTTGCACTTTCTTGGTCAAGAGAAGAAGAACACAAATTTCAGGATATAGTGAAGTCGAACCCTTTGTCTGAGGAGAAAAGTTTCTGGAATGAGGTTTTCAAGTTCTTTCCAAACAAAAGCAGGGAGTCTTTAGTAAGCTACTACTTTAACGTCTTCCTTCTACGCCGCAGAGCCAACCAGAATAGGACTAATGCTGGTAATATTGACAGTGATGATGATGAATCAGAATATGGACCTAGATTTGATTGTTTTGGGCGTGATGCTAAGTACTCCATCTTTCGTTCACCAAGTAAAAACACATTTGGATCGGAGGTAGTACATGAATCTTGA
- the LOC107020366 gene encoding mitogen-activated protein kinase homolog MMK2-like encodes MSLDSSSADHGGHSNIRGVPTHGGRYVQYNVHGSLFEVSRKYVPPIRPIGRGANGMVCAAVNSETREEVAIKKIGNAFDNVIDAKRTLREIKLLSHMDHENVIAIKDVIRPPQKKNFNDVYIVYELMDTDLHQIIHSNQQLTDEHCRHFLYQILRGLKYIHSANILHRDLKPSNLLVNAKCDLKIGDFGLARTTTETDFMMEYCVTRWYRAPELLLNCSEYTSAIDIWSVGCILGEILTRQPLFPGRDYVHQLRLITELIGSPDDASLGFLRSNNARRYVRQLPRYPRQQFAARFPNSSPRAVDLLEKMLIFDPSRRITADEALCHPYLAPLHEINEEPVCPRPFSLDFEQPSLTEDNIKELIWREAAKFNPDPTH; translated from the exons ATGTCTCTTGATTCAAGTTCAGCTGATCATGGTGGGCACAGTAACATAAGAGGGGTTCCAACTCATGGGGGTCGTTATGTTCAGTATAATGTGCACGGCTCTCTGTTTGAAGTTTCAAGAAAATATGTTCCTCCTATTAGACCTATTGGTCGTGGAGCTAATGGAATGGTTTG TGCTGCTGTGAACTCGGAGACACGTGAGGAAGTAGCTATTAAGAAGATTGGGAATGCATTTGATAATGTAATAGATGCCAAAAGGACATTAAGAGAGATAAAGCTTCTCAGTCACATGGATCATGAGAAT GTGATTGCAATTAAAGATGTTATACGGCCTCCTCAAAAGAAGAATTTTAATGATGTGTACATTGTTTATGAACTGATGGACACTGATCTTCATCAGATTATTCATTCCAACCAACAGCTGACTGATGAACACTGTCGA CATTTTCTGTACCAAATACTGCGAGGACTTAAGTACATTCACTCTGCCAATATCTTGCATCGTGATTTAAAACCCAGCAATTTGCTTGTCAATGCAAAATGTGACCTAAAGATTGGAGATTTTGGGCTAGCAAGGACGACAACTGAGACAGATTTCATGATGGAATATTGTGTGACGCGCTGGTACCGTGCACCAGAGTTGCTACTAAATTGTTCAGAATATACATCGGCAATTGATATTTGGTCAGTGGGTTGCATACTCGGTGAAATATTGACAAGACAACCCCTTTTTCCTGGCAGAGATTACGTACACCAGTTGAGACTTATCACTGAG CTAATAGGCTCACCAGATGATGCCAGCCTTGGGTTTCTCCGGAGTAATAATGCCCGGAGATACGTTAGACAACTTCCAAGGTACCCAAGGCAACAATTTGCTGCCAGATTCCCAAATTCATCTCCCCGAGCTGTAGATTTGCTTGAAAAGATGCTCATCTTTGATCCAAGCAGGCGTATTACTG CTGATGAAGCTCTCTGTCACCCATACTTAGCACCTCTTCATGAAATCAACGAAGAACCTGTTTGTCCGAGGCCTTTCAGTTTGGATTTTGAGCAGCCATCTCTCACTGAAGATAATATCAAGGAGCTCATCTGGAGGGAAGCTGCAAAATTTAATCCTGATCCAACTCATTGA